One window of Pleurodeles waltl isolate 20211129_DDA chromosome 3_1, aPleWal1.hap1.20221129, whole genome shotgun sequence genomic DNA carries:
- the RFLNB gene encoding refilin-B, which yields MVGRLNLQDVPDPLDMKKRGERVLDSPDSGLPPSPSPSNWHLSGGNGDKGPPNGHQEAESPPRLEKVSAGPGAQGSSSLPPTPLSASFPARLCPLSFGEGVEFDPLPPKEVRYTSSVKYDSEKHYIDNVLLPVGLGVSACSQTVFCVPDCTWRSYRAEVHFEPQNKPQRYLSTTIVYPKHTTTVYTTTLDYNCRKSMRRFLSSVELENAECLSNDSFLEES from the exons ATGGTGGGGCGCCTGAACCTGCAGGATGTCCCGGACCCGCTGGATATGAAGAAGCGCGGGGAGCGGGTGCTGGACAGTCCGGACTCCGGCCTGCCCCCGAGCCCCAGCCCGAGTAACTGGCACCTGTCCGGGGGCAACGGAGACAAGGGACCCCCCAACGGGCACCAGGAGGCGGAGAGCCCCCCGAGACTGGAGAAGGTGAGCGCCGGCCCGGGGGCGCAAGGG AGTTCATCGCTCCCTCCCACGCCCCTGAGTGCCAGCTTCCCAGCCAGGCTCTGCCCTTTGTCTTTCGGAGAAGGAGTCGAGTTCGATCCTTTGCCACCCAAGGAAGTCAG ATACACCTCCTCGGTGAAGTATGACTCGGAAAAACACTATATTGACAACGTTCTCCTGCCTGTCGGTTTGGGAGTGTCTGCCTGCAGCCAGACGGTCTTCTGCGTCCCAGACTGCACCTGGCGAAGCTACAGAGCAGAGGTCCACTTCGAGCCACAGAACAAGCCCCAGAGGTACCTCAGCACCACCATcgtgtatcccaagcacaccaccactgTCTACACCACCACCCTGGATTACAACTGCAGGAAGTCCATGCGCCGCTTCCTGTCCAGTGTGGAGCTGGAGAACGCGGAGTGTCTTAGCAACGACAGCTTCCTAGAAGAGTCCTGA